Genomic DNA from Larus michahellis chromosome 3, bLarMic1.1, whole genome shotgun sequence:
GGCTTCAGAAGTAGTTAAATGCTTTTACTAGAAATTTGCATATGCACATACAAGTCACCTGAAAGCTAAATACCAGACAAAGAAGTGACAAATGAAATCATTAGAGCTTACTGAAATTAAGAAGACTCCCACCATACATCCACAAATAGAGGATGTGCCTGCTAAAAACTGGCAGCAGCACACACTggtaaaatcagaaaagaaacacagtgcAGATAAGGGTAATTACAAGAAAAGTTCAGGTGAAACTACAGTAACGAAGCTACTCTGTCATACTGGGTTTTGAAGAAATGCTGAAtcgatgttaaaaaaaaaaaataagtacctTATCAAGTTTTTCACAATGGAGTTAAATTTTAGAAACTTTTGCTGCAAAAAGAGGAAGTTTTATCTAAGTACTGCACACTGTTCTTGTAAACCTATACAAGTACATTCATTCTTTCACTCTCTGGATGTTTGAATAATATACTTTGTTTGTATTAAGACAACACTCCATGTAATTTTATTTGTAGAATACCAAGTTACAAACAGatagaaaaacaacagaacaTAAAAACATGTTATGAAAccaaactaaaataataaaacagtgcATTTTACTCAATAGTTCAATTTCAATACACTCTTCAATAAAAAGCTTACTCCATTAAACCTGAATATTTCAGCATTCATTATAGTTTCTATAGTGTATTAGAGAGTCACTTTAACAAAATTCTAATTGATAGAGCCAATAACACAACGAGTTTCTGTGAGGTAATATATAGTAGTTACCATTACATGCACGCATATGGACAATACTATATATAAAAAAGCCACGCCATTAAACAAGTGTGAACAGATTTGCACTGTGATTAAACTGAACACAAATAATTTAAAGTGATTTCTGAAATTATAGATTGCGTTAACACAAAggcacattttatttcaaatgtaaattcaCATTTCTAGAAGGTAAGAGTTTTGTGCCCAGGAAACCTCACAGTCAAACAACTCTAACAGCATATATCTGAACTTTCAATAGAAAGATCTGGTTTCTATTTCTTTAATCCAGTTTTAATATGGGAGAAATTAAATTAGAAACAGAAGGGCTATCCCTTCTGTATTTACAGGCTGCAAGCTATATTGCATTCTCGTCAGAAATTCTAGTTTTCCTGTCAAACTTTGTTAAGCTTGGTAACTATCAGCACCCTCACAGTTTGGTCAAAGGCACCACAAACACACAGTCCCTTTTTGTCAGGGCTCCAGTCTAGGCTAGAAATCGGCTGCGTTGACAGAGTCACATTCTGCAAGAGGCTGAGTGAACCTGCCACCCCCATCTCAGCTCCTTCAGAATCCTTCTTTGAGCGCTGAGATGGGTACTCACTGGCaagaagtaaagaaaaggaaaacgtgCACTTAAAATTTACTcataaaaacacatttaaaaaagacacagagaagggTTGCCTCTGCTTTCAAGATAAGGCAAGTATatgtctttaaaataatgaataatcgTATCCAGCTATATCCACATCACATACTTAGGAAAtgtttaatgaaaagaaaaaatgaggcaGGAAGTTTTGCATCCTGACACCTCTCTCCTATAGCCCttcatttttttaactgcttggCTTTTGCTAGAGGCAAGAAAATTTCATCTCAGCTATCCCTCTGAAACTTAATGCACTTACTTCACTGCATTTAGGATGATTCAATTATTTTGCCACGTAATGTAAGAAGATGTAAATTTAAGAATCATTAAAAGTCCAGGCTTTCAATATTCTTCTCAGACATAACTGCTACCATATGACAATTTTAAGaaatccattttcttcatttatcaCCTTGTTAACCAAAGATTTAATTATGACGGATATAAGGATATAATTAGATCTTGATTATGTTAAGAAAAGTGAGAAGGGCAAAATTCACCCATGCTGTTGTCACATTCTTTTAGGAATTAATTCAGGATTCCAGATCAAGTATTGATACCCTTTCTACTGCATTTGTAAGCAGTAATTTTAACAAGATATCTGAGGTTGGAAGTGTGACCCCCCTCATCCTTTTCAGGAAGATTCTTTCTTAAAGCAATTAAATGGTGCGTTTCTTATTGCCCTTGTTGCAGGCTAGAGAGCGATCACTTACTATTTCCAGAGATGaaggcttccagctcctccactCGTCATAAATATATCTCTGTTCTGTGGTAGGTGCCGAACCTGCCATATGGTAGATTTTTGTGcctaataacaaaaaaaatcaaaatcatatAGAAGTCAGTTATGGATGAGCTTCGCAAGAAAGGACGCAGAATCTTAAAATGGCAATCACTTGTACGAAGAGAACCCGGCCTTCTCATGGTGGATAGCAGAACATCTATTCTGAGGTACATTCCCTTCCTCTGGCCTTGGAACAGGACTCCTTGCAACTTGCCACAGGAGTGGCCAGTTCCCATGCAGGACAAGCCAAGTCAGGCTTCCAAAGCACCCCGTCCTTCCGCAGAGATAcagcagcagccctgccaagGCTCACGCTCACTTCAGCTTCTTCCGGACTGGCCATATAAGCAAGGTTAAATAGAGGTAAAAGCAGCTGTGTGTAAGCACGTTTTTTGAAACTGCTCTAGAACTACAGTATTCCCAGGCTCTTAAGTAACAGAGTCACCACAAGGTTAATTTCACTGTTTGACATCTCTTAAAATCATTACTGGAAGGGAATATACTACAAACACCGTGCAAACACAACAAACAATCTACAGTTCAAATGTAAATCTCAGCCAGGGCACAGCAAGATCACAGAGCAACAGAAATCACTTAGAGAAAAACTGCAACGCACCTACTCTGACTTAACGCATATCTGTCTGCAAATGtccaaaaggaaaagcttaaATGCAGTGAATGAAAGATAAGATGATCCATTTTCACATTTTGGTTACTACAAACAGTAATTCAGTAAGCACTTTTATGTTATCAAAGTACTTCTAACACCTTATCTGCTTTGAATGGTGGTAGGGAAAATAGCAATTTAAAGATATTAAGACATTAAGTTGAAACTCAGCTTTTTCTAATTTAGGCAGTCCTGGAGAACTTCACcacaaaaattccttttctctaaTTATCACAAGATTTtgttcactaaaaaaaaatttaaaaatactgctttataaAGAACTTAGACTAATTAACGCAGTGGTcacagatggaagaaaagaggCCAGTAAGTCTCTCCTATATATTCTTTCACTCACTCCCAACGCAATCCAAAAATGCTTGgtactgaagaaaaacaatgatTTCTATGGCTCACATGAGGTCTGGTGAGTGCAGAATGAAAAGCGTTTGCAGAGGGCTCACTTTGTTTTGGGATATATTTAAGATTTGAATCTGCGTGCTCATCACAATTTAATATGACCTCCAATAAACATGACACATGACTCCCAGACGAGGGGCACAGCCGAGCGCACAGAGGTGCAACCACACAGAGAAGCCCAAATACCCGGTTATAAAAGGGATGAAACCTGGGTGAGTGCTGGCAGCGAGAGGCAAGGGGCCCTTTCACTGCTTGCACCTGGGGCCACACCAGCCACACTACCGCACTGCTTGTGCCCCAGTAACACGAGCATCTATTACCTATCGAAGACAAGTCACCTTAGACCCGCAGTACTTTGACAGCATATATTCAAACAGTCTGTCTCTTGTTAAGAAATACTCTGTCTCCCCATACcttctctgaaacagaagcaaaaccttTGGTTGGATGCTGAGTTCTCATATCGAAAACATGGAATTTTCCCTCAAGTGATGTGGCCACTAGCTTGTTCATATTTACATCTTTTCTGTCAAACTCCACACTGCAAACctggaaatataaaaaaaaaatacattcagccTTGAAATTTAGCTACTGCTAAAAAAAATAGGGGTTTGTGATTTGTAAAGACATATTAATCATTGGTTATTTTTACAGTGACAACATCACCAATTTGGCAATAACAAAATCATCTGAAAACATGAATCCACTGAAGAATACCCCATGCTATCCAGACCAAGAACTTGAGGGGTGCAGTTTGGTGAACTTAAAGAAAACGATTCCTTGGTACAATCTCAGCAGAAACGTCTTCCGGAAAGATTTCAGGTAGACaaactccttttaatttttccatccCGCATAGAAGCtggaatgaaaaatacttttatagTTTCCTTACCCCATTCTTAATGTTGGTCTCCCATTGTAGTGACATGGTTTTTAAGTCAAATAATTTAATGTCCCCGTTGTCGTATCCAGCACATACGACACGTTCCTCTTGATTGTAAGCATTGCCTGGAGAAAGAATTAATTAGAATACAGAAACCCTCCCTCCTTAGGCTGTAACTTTCAGACATCCTAAACCTGCAATTTCAACTTACATTTATGCCAGAAAAATATTACTATTGGGATATTAAGATTAATGAACAGTCTGGTTTTCAAACCTGAAAAGTATAGAAAATACAGCTTCAAAATTGGTagtctatttcttttaaaaatatgaataaaattctTACTCTCCCTGCCATTACAGCCTTAACCGCACACACCAAGTACTGCACGCTGGTCTTGTAAACCCATACGAATACATTCCTTCTCCTAAATCTTCATCTGCTGTTAGACACACTTCCTAGACAGCACCACAGAAGAAAGCGGTTCCTTAACCAGCCTCTCAAGCGTGAAACGTTAGTGGGACAAGAAGCCTCTTCTGCAGACCCAGACTCACAGGGAGGCCCTGCGCACTACCACGGCCGTCACCAGGCAGAAGCCTGCCTCCAGGAACTCCCAGCTGACAGGTTCAAGGAAGCACAGCAGTGCCTGAAAGAGGCTGGCCCAGGGAACGTAGTTCAAGATGAACCTGGCCTTGGCTCAAGTTTCAGTAACtcaaaagaaaattgaagaaaatacaCGTCcacttttttctccatttgtcaaagcagaaaacaaaggtaTCAACAGCAATGAGCGTTACAATTGCACCTACTTGCCAAGAAATGTCCTCTCCCTACTATCAATTTTGTTATTATAATCCATCCACTTATCAGCGGTTTGTAAAACTCACTTCCTGACTGTAGGGGCAAAAATGGAGCTAATCCAGAAATACCAGCTTGTGTAGAACACAATCCACTTGTTCTCTCCAAAGCAAAAACGCAGAGCACACATCAAGCATCTCTATGGTCTTTAATTAGCTCTTAGCTTCAAGGATCTTCTCTTAAATTAACGCCTTAACACTTCACAGTTGGAACTATGCTACAACAGCAACTTACGCACTGCAACATTTACACTCCATCAGGACAACGCAGCTGGATATACTGTTTTTACAGTCCTAGGCAGAGAAATAAAGCTTGCACAGCTTATCTGTGAAATGACTGACCAAAGGCGATCAGAAAATGAGTCCAAAACCCAGCCATCACAAAACtgtcttcttttgaaaaacacattaaaaccaCATACATTTGACAACATTGAAAAGCAAAACCTCCTACCGATTGGTCCACACAAAATAAGCTATTCCATAACACCCAGAAATACTTTGATAGTCCTCAAAGCACAGTCATATTAGAGGGAGGAATGGTTATAATCTGATAAATTACCGAATGCTACTGTCCAGCAGTCCCTTTTGCTCTCCCCCTGTACAGGTTCCATATTGGCGACAGGCATATCTTTCTGTCTCGGGTCCCATACCTTCACAGTTCCTGGGAAAGAAGGACAATGGATTTTGTATTATGGATACACCGCCACATTGCGTTCACCTTCCCAGGGAAGGCCTTTGCTTTTCACCCTGATCATTCAAAACACAGGAGCACCTCTTTCAATTCCAGAAAGCCAGACTGCATTTagcagatagaaaaaaaaaaataacagaaataaagcaaaagtatttGTTAAGGATGTTTTTTCTAGCTGATATTTTGCATTTATGCTGCTTCCCATTCCTTCTGTCCCACGCTCAGTGACAACAGTATCTTTTGCTTATCTACAGCTTCTAAAAGAATTAGAGAAAATTTGTCCCAAGCAAGACTGAAAAGACAGCGTACGAAGAACTAGTTGCAACGGATTTGTAACTAGTTCAGATGGCAGACTGCGCCCTGCCATCAAAGCTTGCAGGATACTTTCTCGGAATAACTGAAAAGACTTTCAGAGTTCACTAACTCACCATCTCGACTGCCAGTCACAATTTCTGGTGCACCTTCCCCAATTCCTAAGCCACCTACACCATCTATACTGTTTATGATTTCCTTATGACCTTTCACAGAATACACTGGTATTTCAGGAGCTTCTAAATTCCtaggcaagaaagaaaagaacagacaaTATGGCATTTTCCTTGACACTCAGGATTCGTATGAAAATGAGAGGCAACTTGAGCACAAATTATATCAGCTCA
This window encodes:
- the DNAAF10 gene encoding dynein axonemal assembly factor 10 isoform X2, producing MRQIAYIEKAKPLKCGTFGATSLQQRYFATGDFGGNLNIWNLEAPEIPVYSVKGHKEIINSIDGVGGLGIGEGAPEIVTGSRDGTVKVWDPRQKDMPVANMEPVQGESKRDCWTVAFGNAYNQEERVVCAGYDNGDIKLFDLKTMSLQWETNIKNGVCSVEFDRKDVNMNKLVATSLEGKFHVFDMRTQHPTKGFASVSEKAQKSTIWQVRHLPQNRDIFMTSGGAGSLHLWKYEYPSQRSKKDSEGAEMGVAGSLSLLQNVTLSTQPISSLDWSPDKKGLCVCGAFDQTVRVLIVTKLNKV
- the DNAAF10 gene encoding dynein axonemal assembly factor 10 isoform X1 — its product is MPVSPLPAYLERLSGHRREGRPLAGPRLRRLHGGPRRPPFPPSPLRQDAGEAALSRRLSLHGGAAVKAGRQLGREPTCPPSSLNGLNGRRLEAAAAPSASCRAWIAVGRRRGGMAAGLDRPQVVSHAQQALNYTLFDCKWVPRSARLLCLGSTARGSGLLQLYELRGGRLALLREIEKAKPLKCGTFGATSLQQRYFATGDFGGNLNIWNLEAPEIPVYSVKGHKEIINSIDGVGGLGIGEGAPEIVTGSRDGTVKVWDPRQKDMPVANMEPVQGESKRDCWTVAFGNAYNQEERVVCAGYDNGDIKLFDLKTMSLQWETNIKNGVCSVEFDRKDVNMNKLVATSLEGKFHVFDMRTQHPTKGFASVSEKAQKSTIWQVRHLPQNRDIFMTSGGAGSLHLWKYEYPSQRSKKDSEGAEMGVAGSLSLLQNVTLSTQPISSLDWSPDKKGLCVCGAFDQTVRVLIVTKLNKV